From the genome of Leptodactylus fuscus isolate aLepFus1 chromosome 1, aLepFus1.hap2, whole genome shotgun sequence, one region includes:
- the LOC142204569 gene encoding carbonic anhydrase 15-like translates to MNRPTGTGQWCYSSQNPTCGHDHWKDFSHNCGGDRQSPINIEKTKVKRDNHLDNITFQGFDHAPPGQWKLMNDGHSVLLSLSGDIYISGAGLPNKYKAVQFHFHWGSPNREGSEHTMDGKQFPIELHIVHMNTKFSTITEAKKDPQGLAVLGILFTIGEAENPSYGPLVTAMKNVSLEGDFTMIPTFPLESLLPPPSQLSQYYRYEGSLTTPDCSEAVIWTVFEHPISISKTQHRIMTDTVYFSAQGEALLKMTDNFRPPQPLKSRKVLASKDATASSTSTLQAPVLTLVLLYLTLKILHD, encoded by the exons GTCAGTGGTGTTACTCTTCTCAAAACCCCACATGCG GTCATGACCATTGGAAAGACTTTAGTCATAACTGTGGTGGTGACCGTCAATCTCCTATCAATATTGAGAAGACAAAAGTAAAGAGAGATAACCATCTGGATAACATCACTTTCCAAGGATTTGATCATGCACCTCCTGGTCAGTGGAAGCTTATGAATGATGGACATTCAG TTCTGCTAAGTCTCTCAGGAGATATCTACATCAGTGGAGCAGGACTACCCAATAAATACAAGGCTGTACAATTCCATTTCCACTGGGGAAGTCCTAACAGGGAGGGATCGGAGCATACAATGGACGGGAAGCAGTTCCCTATTGAG TTGCATATTGTACATATGAATACTAAATTCAGTACCATCACAGAGGCCAAGAAAGATCCCCAGGGCTTGGCAGTATTAGGAATTCTATTCACG ATAGGAGAAGCAGAGAACCCCAGTTACGGTCCATTGGTGACTGCTATGAAGAATGTGTCACTGGAAG GAGACTTTACTATGATTCCAACATTTCCCCTGGAAAGCCTTCTTCCACCGCCGAGTCAGTTGTCCCAGTACTATCGATATGAAGGCTCCCTCACTACTCCTGACTGTTCTGAGGCCGTCATTTGGACAGTGTTTGAGCATCCAATTTCCATTAGTAAAACACAG CATCGAATCATGACAGATACAGTGTATTTCTCTGCTCAGGGAGAAGCTTTGCTCAAAATGACTGACAATTTCCGACCACCTCAGCCACTTAAGAGTCGCAAAGTATTGGCCTCTAAAGATGCCACTGCCAGCTCTACATCTACTCTCCAGGCTCCAGTATTAACCTTGGTTCTATTAtatctcacactcaaaatattgCATGACTAG